One Artemia franciscana chromosome 7, ASM3288406v1, whole genome shotgun sequence DNA segment encodes these proteins:
- the LOC136029503 gene encoding 1-phosphatidylinositol 3-phosphate 5-kinase-like, whose protein sequence is MKLLILLSILAISLPAVRLVPVGEPNSDINFVGEVTDDSKIEINSYVFNETQAGLDALKKVAAKNTDSVDLIESDESGEHSSSLVSDSVIEPEDDKDVEARSKSGVNKKAQQKKNQQRNRNRNRKGNRNRNKNRNRNRNQNRNRNRNRNRNRNKNRNKNRNGNGNRNRNRNRNRNKLAKGCPREGDIELPDENDVTEMQDDQPVEPRTKDEKDAVDDVEGRRANKRGQPANRNRKNKRCTPKKLSKKEQIRRDREIIKNNIKIIEEIRKQQIQAAQIKNKQKSQAQQKKPQNKKKFAKKGARPRKGDIPVEDVPVQAA, encoded by the exons ATGAAGCTGTTAATTCTTCTTTCTATTTTGGCAATAAGCCTTCCTGCTGTCCG GCTTGTACCCGTTGGTGAGCCAAATTCTGATATTAATTTTGTGGGAGAAGTTACAGATGACAGCAAGATTGAAATAAATAGTTATGTATTTAATGAAACACAGGCTGGTCTAGATGCCCTAAAAAAAGTTGCAGCTAAAAATACTGATTCTGTTGATCTGATTGAGAGTGACGAATCTGGAGAACACTCTTCGTCTTTAGTATCAGACTCCGTAATTGAACCTGAAGATGATAAAGATGTAGAAGCGAGATCAAAATCAGGTGTTAACAAAAAAGCACAGCAGAAAAAGAACCAACAGCGGAATAGAAACAGAAATAGAAAGGGAAATcgaaacagaaacaaaaatagaaatagaaacagaaatcaaaacagaaatcgaaacagaaacagaaatagaaacaggaacaaaaacagaaataaaaacagaaatggAAATGGAAatagaaacagaaacagaaacagaaatagAAATAAGTTGGCAAAAGGATGCCCGAGAGAAGGTGATATAGAATTACCCGATGAAAACGATGTAACTGAAATGCAAGATGATCAGCCGGTTGAGCCAAGaacaaaagatgaaaaagatGCTGTTGATGATGTAGAGGGTCGAAGAGCAAACAAAAGAGGCCAACCAGCTAATAGAAATCGCAAAAACAAAAGGTGCACTCCAAAGAAATTgagcaaaaaagaacaaataagaAGAGATCGAGAAATAATCaagaacaatataaaaataatcgaAGAAATCAGAAAACAACAAATACAAGCAGCACAAATCAAGAACAAACAGAAAAGCCAAGCCCAACAGAAGAAACCacaaaataagaagaagttTGCCAAGAAAGGGGCTAGACCACGAAAAGGGGATATTCCTGTAGAAGATGTACCAGTCCAAGCAGCTTAA